The following coding sequences lie in one Candidatus Eremiobacterota bacterium genomic window:
- a CDS encoding restriction endonuclease subunit S has translation MQSSRLNSELFTALPAHWTLLTFLDAVDFQEGPGILAKDFRESGVPLLRLKSIQGRFATLDGADRLDPSMVENRWAHFRLKAEDLLVSTSASIGMVSEVSPETCGSIAYTGIIRMRPKIECLERSFLRHFLKSRLFAVQAERMASGSVLKHYGPTHLRQMTIALPPTTEQRAIARVLDALDDKIELNRKMSATLEAIARALFKSWFIDFDPVRAKAEGRDTALPVNVAAMFPDSFEDSGAREVPTGWRAGSLGEVAVNLRRGISANDIKDGTPYIGLEHMPRRSLSLCDWSQGNGLESNKFVFRHRELLFGKLRPYFHKVGVAPLDGVCSTDILVADAACSEWYGFVMMHLCSDALITHTEMCSTGTKMPRAAWEHIARYEVVLPPAVVAKSFAALVSPMVDRIVAGIHESRTLAALRDALLPKLVSGEICAIDTERMVEQSA, from the coding sequence TTGCAATCCAGTAGGTTAAACAGTGAGCTCTTCACCGCTTTGCCTGCCCACTGGACCTTATTAACATTTTTGGATGCGGTCGACTTCCAAGAGGGGCCCGGCATTCTGGCTAAGGACTTCCGTGAGTCTGGCGTGCCGCTTCTGCGATTGAAGTCGATTCAAGGAAGATTTGCCACCTTGGACGGCGCTGATCGTCTTGATCCTAGCATGGTTGAGAACCGGTGGGCGCACTTTCGCCTCAAGGCTGAAGATCTTCTAGTAAGCACAAGCGCCAGCATCGGCATGGTCAGCGAAGTTTCGCCTGAAACATGCGGCTCCATTGCGTACACCGGGATAATACGCATGCGACCGAAGATAGAATGCCTTGAACGAAGCTTTCTGCGACACTTTTTGAAGTCGCGGCTTTTCGCCGTTCAGGCGGAGCGAATGGCATCCGGCAGCGTTCTGAAGCATTACGGCCCCACGCATTTGCGGCAGATGACGATTGCCCTACCGCCGACTACAGAACAACGCGCAATCGCGCGAGTATTGGACGCACTCGACGACAAGATCGAGCTTAATCGCAAGATGAGCGCGACGCTCGAAGCCATTGCGCGGGCGCTATTCAAATCGTGGTTTATCGATTTCGATCCCGTGCGAGCGAAAGCCGAAGGACGTGACACGGCTCTGCCGGTGAACGTTGCGGCAATGTTTCCAGACTCTTTCGAAGATTCCGGAGCACGGGAAGTCCCCACTGGATGGAGAGCTGGTTCGTTAGGTGAGGTAGCCGTTAATCTTCGTCGCGGCATATCAGCTAACGATATCAAAGATGGTACTCCCTACATTGGACTTGAGCATATGCCGCGTCGCAGCCTCTCTCTATGCGACTGGAGTCAAGGCAACGGATTAGAGAGTAATAAGTTTGTATTTAGGCATCGTGAGTTACTCTTCGGGAAACTACGTCCGTATTTCCACAAGGTGGGTGTTGCACCACTCGATGGTGTGTGCTCGACCGACATCCTTGTCGCTGACGCTGCTTGCTCCGAGTGGTACGGGTTTGTAATGATGCATCTTTGCAGCGATGCACTAATAACTCATACTGAGATGTGTTCGACGGGGACAAAGATGCCCAGAGCTGCTTGGGAGCACATCGCTCGTTATGAAGTCGTGCTCCCGCCCGCGGTTGTCGCTAAATCATTCGCTGCACTGGTGAGTCCAATGGTAGACCGCATTGTCGCTGGCATCCATGAATCTCGCACGCTGGCTGCTCTACGCGACGCTTTGCTCCCCAAACTCGTTTCAGGCGAAATCTGCGCAATCGACACCGAACGCATGGTTGAACAATCTGCCTGA